The Podospora pseudocomata strain CBS 415.72m chromosome 3, whole genome shotgun sequence genome window below encodes:
- the CWC27 gene encoding Peptidyl-prolyl isomerase cwc27 (COG:O; EggNog:ENOG503NYKX): protein MSAIYNLEPQPTASAIIHTTLGEISIELFAKQTPLTCRNFLQLALDGYYDNTIFHRLIPGFILQGGDPTGTGHGGESIYDGGAYSGDLDPWPMDQRRGQNAGPDGINFKDEFHSRLKFNRRGLLGMANEGKPDTNGSQFFFTLGKAEELNGKNTVFGRVAGDTIYNLAKIGESEVNDERPLYPIKITHIEILINPFDDMKKREKKLRQQVAKPAPVEKKQKKRKPAKQLLSFGDEEGEGDDLPVLKKPKFDTRIVMDVDEEPAPKTMPVRSSKKDSKPTRKDDVKVRVTKEPPKNRARSPDRPEPVPSKKQRPKVEESDRSSPEPEDSKKKTLLERTNEEIAAVKASMKRTIYTEPVQEKKKSALEEMIPETAVRGRKRRPGTQSAKEEEEALALLRSFKSKLEQAPVEKSTAQPAINYDGDDEEGEGEVCDLHFIAHCQSCKAWDKEEKEESDDEGWMSHQLSFTADKLGKDLSYRKKAEEELVVIDPLAKAQALKEGKKSSRDSRSGGSSSRAWNRDRERDRARR from the coding sequence ATGTCGGCCATCTACAATCTCGAGCCACAACCGACGGCGTCGGCCATCATCCACACGACTCTCGGCGAAATCTCAATCGAACTGTTTGCGAAACAAACGCCATTAACATGCCGAAACTTCCTTCAGCTAGCACTCGACGGCTACTACGATAACACCATATTCCATCGTCTCATTCCCGGCTTCATTCTCCAAGGTGGTGATCCGACTGGGACAGGACATGGAGGAGAATCCATCTACGATGGCGGCGCATACAGCGGTGATCTGGATCCATGGCCAATGGACCAGCGAAGAGGACAGAACGCCGGCCCCGACGGCATCAACTTCAAGGATGAGTTCCATTCGCGTCTCAAGTTCAACAGGCGAGGATTGCTAGGCATGGCGAACGAAGGAAAACCGGACACCAATGGCAGCCAGTTCTTTTTCACTCTCGGCAAGGCTGAAGAGTTAAATGGGAAGAATACCGTGTTTGGGCGCGTGGCGGGCGATACCATCTACAATTTGGCCAAGATTGGCGAGTCGGAGGTCAATGACGAGCGGCCACTATATCCGATCAAAATCACCCATATCGagatcctcatcaacccttTCGATGatatgaagaagagggagaagaagctaCGCCAGCAAGTAGCAAAACCAGCTCccgtggagaagaagcagaaaaagagaaagccAGCCAAGCAGTTGTTGAGCTTTGGAGacgaagagggtgagggcgatGACCTGCCAGTTCTCAAGAAGCCAAAGTTCGACACAAGAATTGTCATGGATGTAGACGAGGAACCGGCGCCAAAGACGATGCCGGTCAGATCTTCAAAGAAGGACTCAAAGCCGACGCGCAAGGATGATGTGAAAGTCCGTGTGACAAAAGAGCCACCAAAGAACCGAGCGAGGAGTCCAGATCGTCCGGAGCCTGTTCCGTCAAAGAAACAACGGCCAAAGGTTGAGGAAAGTGACAGGTCAAGTCCCGAACCGGAAGatagcaaaaagaaaaccttGCTGGAAAGGACTAACGAGGAGAttgctgccgtcaaggctTCGATGAAACGAACAATTTACACCGAACCGgtgcaggagaagaagaagtcggcCTTGGAGGAAATGATACCGGAGACTGCAGTGCGTGGGAGGAAACGGAGACCGGGCACGCAGTCTGcaaaggaggaagaggaggctcTGGCGCTTTTGCGGTCGTTCAAATCAAAGCTGGAGCAGGCACCAGTTGAGAAGTCGACAGCCCAGCCAGCTATCAAttatgatggtgatgatgaggagggcgaagGAGAGGTTTGTGATCTTCACTTCATTGCCCATTGCCAGAGCTGCAAAGCCTGGGAtaaggaagaaaaggaagagagcGATGACGAAGGGTGGATGTCTCATCAACTCAGCTTTACTGCAGATAAGCTTGGAAAGGATCTGAGCTATCGAAAAAaggcggaagaggagctgGTTGTTATTGACCCCCTGGCAAAGGCGCAGGCTCTTaaggagggcaagaagtCTTCTCGGGATTCGCGGTCTGGGGGCTCATCTTCAAGGGCCTGGAACCGGGACCGGGAGCGTGACCGGGCAAGAAGATAG
- a CDS encoding hypothetical protein (EggNog:ENOG503P6S4; COG:S), with translation MHSFDIHSSPTLQQYRKFQLMASGAGPTFTIKGLASITTKTSTTQPIFIQPSPSSSTTKYSEKMAATDPSPTLKFLTDAGHLLAFTAPETSAYILRQRNDLMFEHEIPLPEVQRQHVCTACGNILAFGEGSDLVFKKNKKAVIKKKQQTPPAPKVEKAKRQEPRSSGPTKRIECGHCSSKIEIKLPAPAPIIRRTVKPAHKVSKTTAPGAAPSLPKTSGSHETTSSQKPASNANSKKRARSRKAGLQALLEQSKNSRPSPGLSLADFMSK, from the coding sequence ATGCATTCTTTCGATATCcattcttcaccaaccctgCAACAGTACCGTAAATTTCAACTTATGGCTAGTGGCGCTGGACCCACATTTACAATCAAGGGTCTTGCATCAATCACGACTAaaacttcaacaacacaaccCATATTCATTCAACCTtcgccctcgtcgtcgacgacAAAGTATTCCGAGAAGATGGCCGCCACTGATCCGAGTCCGACTCTGAAGTTTTTGACAGATGCAGGTCATCTCTTAGCCTTTACGGCTCCCGAGACGTCGGCATATATCCTCAGGCAGCGAAATGACTTGATGTTCGAGCATGAGATTCCTCTTCCTGAGGTCCAACGACAGCATGTTTGCACGGCCTGTGGTAATATTTTGGCTTTCGGCGAGGGCAGTGACCTGGTCttcaaaaagaacaaaaaggcAGTGATCAAAAAGAAACAGCAAACACCTCCGGCACCCAAGGTCGAAAAAGCGAAAAGGCAAGAACCTCGGTCATCTGGCCCAACCAAGCGCATCGAGTGTGGCCATTGCTCTTCGAAAATCGAGATCAAGCttccggctccggctcccaTCATTCGCCGTACTGTCAAACCGGCCCACAAGGTGTCCAAGACCACGGCACCGGGAGCGGCCCCATCTTTGCCCAAGACTTCAGGTTCACACGAGACGACATCCTCTCAGAAGCCAGCGTCCAATGCgaacagcaagaagagggCCAGGTCTCGAAAAGCGGGTCTCCAAGCTCTGTTGGAGCAATCCAAAAATTCAAGACCTTCGCCTGGGTTGAGCCTTGCCGACTTCATGTCGAAATGA
- the GDE1_1 gene encoding Glycerophosphocholine phosphodiesterase (COG:U; EggNog:ENOG503NUB5) yields MKFGKNLPRNQVPEWAGSYIDYKRLKKLIKTAADTAVHNGDQVDLAEFLFALDREVECVDQFYTRKLHENQRRLQAITDRYGPTPRDATNIDEEELEDLIGALLEIRNQLRNLQWFGEINRRGFVKITKKLDKKVHTSDIQERYISTRVDVLPFATNLDTSQELQTVNTWLSVLNESKNTNDAKSDRSTRSYGRPTKLDVDTSVLNALDQAVRQDNLDALTTGLAAANLAKQDQTDAFQNLLRSLLQRAISARSKKVIPVLLERISDLDDPDDINGRNCIHRLVTHIGRTKTVSSRTVEEVKPDPHLNAYPFPPGVQYAQNYLTPATSPLATPRVSALKETAGLLGKDDEAVQMLMYLLDNLKPAQRVALKAKDNFGRIPLHYAAQFGFVVVCQILMKKMQDWRMFDVENGIDAPEWQDKNGEAPLHLSVLGGHALTTKALLQGENWQGVSDNKAEMRRAISKSSAVLAIATKANFEHIVEMLVHAGVDINWQDKTGETALHIAARFGHDECAKVLLEGTADQKADFELTEKAFAWTPLHIAAVDGHLSVVKLLVEAGAEVDKPDSSGWTAREHAALRGHMPIAHFLAAQSKEGEDTASNTSDDEKSVTDNAAVPDKASFQERRSKGSARKAEPVKSFGHRYLKDESLVLVSLGSMDMRKNLEAVKLDNIPLSKAHTTELDTTLSIVVSAQGAQGEPTIFDLPVHDNISTEPVVFTTVDASKVKLFFDIVPTYSGNNDNKVGRGVALLSSVRPTIGTKRMNLQGDVCVPIMGANFEVIGSVNFNFLVITPFSHPSMEVTSEHTYWKKLASTMVIGHRGLGKNMTSSRSLQLGENTVSSFIAAANLGANYVEFDVQLTKDHVPVIYHDFLVSETGFDAPVHTLTLEQFLHINPDKSRTIQGNNGTSPFSYAVPENKLLEKTRRSNSPGPRQRSMSMDWPDHNRQHRLSKQEMEERMKHTRDFKEKGFKANSRGNFIQAPFATLEDLFVKLPQSVGFNIEMKYPMLHESEEHEMDTYAVELNSFCDTVLQKVYDMTANPHQRRNIIFSSFNPDICLCLSFKQPNIPILFLTDAGTCPVGDIRASSLQEAIRFASRWNLLGIVSNAEPFVNSPRLVRVVKGAGLVCVSYGRENNEPGLVRRQVKEGVDAVIVDSVLAIRRGLLTQDGGGEGKGKKNGVEDRVEEVRERVGKPVLNGNGNGNGFGGGDIGYSS; encoded by the exons ATGAAGTTTGGGAAAAA TCTTCCAAGAAACCAAGTCCCCGAGTGGGCAGGCTCTTACATCGACTACAAGCGCCTCAAGAAACTCATAAAAACAGCAGCCGACACAGCTGTCCACAATGGGGATCAAGTCGACTTGGCTG AGTTTCTGTTTGCCCTCGACCGCGAAGTAGAGTGCGTTGACCAGTTCTACACAAGGAAGCTCCACGAGAACCAGCGACGACTGCAAGCCATCACAGACAGATACGGACCAACACCTCGCGATGCCACTAAcatcgacgaggaggagctcgaggatcTGATAGGAGCTTTACTCGAAATCAGAAACCAACTGAGGAATTTACAGTGGTTCGGAGAGATCAACCGTCGAGGCTTTGTCAAAATCACAAAGAAGctggacaagaaggttcACACGTCGGATATCCAGGAGAGGTACATCTCTACCAGGGTCGACGTTCTACCGTTTGCCACAAATCTTGACACCAGCCAGGAGCTTCAGACAGTCAACACGTGGCTTTCGGTGCTCAATGAATCCAAGAACACCAATGACGCCAAATCCGACCGCTCAACACGGTCTTACGGGCGACCCACGAAACTGGACGTCGATACGTCAGTGCTCAACGCACTAGACCAAGCCGTCCGGCAAGATAATCTAGATGCATTGACGACCGGGTTAGCTGCTGCAAATCTCGCAAAACAAGATCAAACCGACGCTTTCCAGAACCTCCTGCGCAGCCTCCTGCAGCGCGCCATCTCGGCCCGGTCGAAAAAGGTCATTCCTGTGCTTCTGGAAAGGATTTCGGACCTTGATGATCCCGACGACATCAATGGGCGGAATTGTATCCACAGGCTGGTCACTCATATTGGCCGGACCAAGACCGTttcttccagaaccgtggaggaggtgaagccGGATCCTCACTTGAACGCATACCCTTTTCCGCCGGGGGTTCAATACGCCCAGAATTATCTTACCCCAGCGACGTCTCCTCTCGCCACACCGCGGGTGTCTGCTCTCAAGGAGACGGCCGGTCTCTTGGGCAAGGATGACGAGGCTGTGCAGATGCTCATGTACCTTTTGGACAATCTCAAGCCCGCACAAAGGGTGGCTTTGAAGGCGAAGGATAACTTTGGACGCATTCCACTGCATTACGCCGCTCAGTTTGgctttgtggtggtgtgtcaGATtttgatgaagaagatgcagGATTGGCGCATGTTCGATGTCGAAAACGGAATCGACGCCCCTGAATGGCAGGACAAGAACGGAGAAGCACCTCTGCATCTCAGCGTCCTTGGTGGTCACGCTCTTACGACCAAGGCACTGCTTCAAGGGGAGAATTGGCAGGGTGTCAGTGATAACAAGGCGGAGATGAGACGGGCCATCTCAAAGTCGAGTGCTGTGTTGGCTATTGCCACCAAGGCGAACTTTGAGCATATTGTCGAGATGTTGGTGCATGCGGGGGTTGACATCAACTGGCAGGATAAGACGGGGGAGACGGCGCTGCATATTGCCGCGAGGTTTGGGCATGATGAGTGTGCAAAGGTATTGTTGGAGGGGACGGCGGATCAAAAGGCGGATTTTGAGTTGACGGAGAAGGCTTTTGCTTGGACGCCGCTGCATATTGCGGCGGTGGATGGGCATTTGTCTGTGGTTAAGCTGCTGGTGGAAGCCGGGGCTGAGGTGGACAAGCCGGATTCGTCAGGTTGGACGGCGAGGGAACATGCTGCTTTGAGAGGACATATGCCTATTGCTCACTTTCTTGCTGCTCAGagcaaggagggagaggacaCGGCTAGCAATACTTCTGATGACGAGAAGTCGGTGACGGATAATGCGGCTGTGCCTGACAAGGCGTCGTTCCAGGAGAGACGATCGAAGGGCTCTGCGCGCAAGGCGGAGCCGGTCAAGTCATTTGGTCATCGGTATCTCAAGGATGAGAGTCTGGTGCTGGTTAGCTTGGGCTCGATGGACATGCGGAAGAATCTTGAGGCGGTAAAGCTGGACAATATTCCGCTTTCGAAAGCACACACGACGGAGTTGGACACCACGTTGTCAATTGTAGTGTCGGCGCAAGGGGCCCAGGGCGAGCCAACTATTTTTGACTTGCCTGTTCACGACAACATCTCTACCGAGCCTGTCGTTTTTACTACGGTTGACGCCAGCAAGGTCAAGCTGTTTTTCGATATTGTTCCTACCTACTCTGGGAACAACGATAACAAGGTCGGCCGTGGTGTTGCCCTGCTCTCGAGCGTTCGACCTACTATTGGGACCAAGAGGATGAACCTTCAGGGTGATGTCTGTGTGCCCATCATGGGTGCCAATTTTGAGGTCATTGGCAGCGTCAACTTTAACTTTTTGGTCATCACGCCATTCTCACACCCTAGCATGGAGGTCACTTCTGAGCACACCTACTGGAAGAAGTTGGCCTCGACCATGGTCATTGGCCACCGCGGCCTGGGCAAGAATATGACGTCCAGCCGCTCCCTCCAGCTGGGCGAGAacaccgtctcctcctttATTGCAGCGGCCAACCTCGGCGCTAACTATGTCGAGTTTGACGTCCAACTCACCAAGGACCACGTCCCGGTTATCTACCACGACTTTTTGGTCAGCGAGACCGGGTTTGACGCGCCGGTTCACACTTTGACTCTGGAGCAATTCTTGCACATCAACCCGGACAAGTCGAGGACTATTCAGGGGAATAATGGGACGTCGCCTTTTTCGTATGCCGTTCCGGAGAACAAGCTGCTCGAGAAGACGAGGCGGAGCAACTCGCCCGGTCCGAGGCAGAGGTCCATGTCGATGGACTGGCCGGATCACAACAGGCAGCATCGCCTGTCCAAGCAGGAGATGGAAGAGAGGATGAAACACACGAGGGATTTCAAAGAGAAGGGCTTCAAGGCCAACTCGCGCGGGAACTTCATCCAGGCGCCGTTTGCGACGCTGGAGGACCTGTTTGTGAAGCTGCCGCAGAGCGTGGGGTTCAACATCGAGATGAAGTACCCGATGCTTCACGAGAGCGAGGAGCACGAGATGGACACGTACGCGGTCGAGCTGAACTCGTTTTGCGACACGGTGCTGCAAAAGGTGTACGACATGACTGCCAACCCGCACCAGAGGAGGAATATCATTTTTTCGAGCTTCAACCCGGATATTTGTCTCTGTTTGAGTTTTAAGCAGCCGAATATACCGATTTTGTTTTTGACGGATGCGGGGACGTGTCCGGTGGGGGATATCAGGGCGAGTAGTCTGCAGGAGGCGATTAGGTTTGCGAGCAGGTGGAATTTGCTGGGGATTGTGAGCAATGCGGAGCCGTTTGTGAATAGTCCGAGGTTGGTgcgggtggtgaagggggcggggttggtttgTGTTAGTTATGGGAGGGAGAATAACGAGCCGGGGTTGGTAAGGAGGCAGGTtaaggagggggtggatgctGTTATTGTTGATAGTGTGCTGGCTATTAGACGGGGATTACTGACGCaggatggggggggtgagggcaaggggaagaagaatggGGTTGAGGAtagggttgaggaggtgagggagagggttgggaaGCCGGTGTTGAacgggaatgggaatgggaatgggtttggaggaggggatatTGGGTATAGCTCTTGA
- the ZPR1 gene encoding nucleolar zinc-finger protein (BUSCO:EOG09262Z0M; COG:S; EggNog:ENOG503NWQE) — protein sequence MTELFNPIGEKVEQAVQANGEAEDDFKPIDEIESLCMNCHENGMTRLLLTKIPYFREIIIMSFNCDHCGFNNNEIQPAGTLQLKGVHYELRLRDMEDFQRQVVKSDTATVKFIELDVEVPAGKGQLTNVEGLLTTIVDDLVFDQEKRMKEAPEAAAKVAEVIAKGRQMLAGEAFPFRVSVDDPAGNSFIAPDPRDGVGKWEKREYLRTPEQNEALGLADTNTEGLDDNGDIIPDQVYQFPASCPGCMHPCTTNMKMVDIPHFRQVVIMNTSCDDCGYKSNDVKTGGEVPEKGKKVTIKIKTPVDLARDILKSESCQLECPELSLSVNPGTLGGRFTTVEGLLTQVRDDLHKQIFEADADVEKTKRKNDSLDSTEASRWNDFFDGLNSAIKGEREFTIVLTDPLAASYVQSLADNPDEPDEQMTVEEYERTEEEEEELGLLDMKTENYENDV from the exons ATGACAGAGCTTTTCAACCCTATCGGCGAGAAGGTCGAGCAGGCCGTCCAGGCCAAcggcgaggccgaggatgacTTCAAGCCCATCGATGAGATCGAGTCCCTCTGCATGAACTGCCACGAGAAT GGCATGacacgcctcctcctcaccaagaTTCCCTATTTCCGCGAGATTATCATCATGTCCTTCAACTGCGACCACTgcggcttcaacaacaacgagaTCCAGCCTGCTGGTACCCTCCAGCTCAAGGGTGTCCACTACGAGCTCCGGTTAAGAGATATGGAGGACTTCCAGCGCCAGGTTGTCAAGTCCGACACTGCCACCGTCAAGTTTATCGAGCTCGATGTCGAGGTCCCCGCTGGCAAGGGTCAGCTCACGAACGTGGAGGGCCTCCTAACCACCATCGTAGATGATCTCGTCTTCGACCAAGAGAAGCGTATGAAGGAAGCCCCTGAGGCGGCCGCCAAAGTTGCTGAAGTCATTGCCAAGGGCAGACAAATGCTCGCCGGAGAGGCGTTCCCCTTCCGTGTGTCTGTCGACGACCCGGCTGGCAACAGCTTTATCGCCCCTGACCCTCGCGACGGCGTTGGCAAGTGGGAGAAGCGTGAGTACCTCCGTACACCTGAGCAGAACGAGGCTCTCGGTCTcgccgacaccaacaccgaAGGCCTTGACGACAATGGCGACATCATCCCCGATCAAGTCTACCAGTTCCCAGCCTCTTGCCCGGGCTGCATGCACCCCTGCACGACCAACATGAAGATGGTCGACATCCCCCACTTCAGACAAGTCGTCATCATGAACACGAGCTGTGATGACTGCGGTTACAAGTCCAACGACGTCAAGACGGGTGGTGAGGTCCCtgagaagggcaagaaggtcaccatcaagatcaagacccCTGTGGATCTTGCCCGCGATATCCTCAAGAGCGAGAGCTGCCAGCTCGAGTGCCCCGAGCTCAGCCTTTCCGTAAACCCAGGCACCCTCGGTGGAAGATTTACCACCGTCGAGGGTCTCCTCACCCAGGTCCGCGATGACCTCCACAAACAAATCTTCGAGGCCGATGCCGACGTGGAGAAGACTAAGCGCAAGAACGACTCTCTGGACAGCACCGAGGCGTCGAGGTGGAACGACTTCTTTGATGGGCTCAATTCTGCCATCAAGGGCGAGAGGGAGTTTACCATTGTGTTGACTGACCCATTGGCGGCCAGTTATGTTCAGAGCTTGGCTGATAACCCGGATGAGCCTGATGAGCAGATGACCGTCGAGGAGTATGAGCggacagaggaggaagaggaggagttgggtttgttggacATGAAGACTGAGAATTATGAGAATGATGTTTGA
- the VMA2 gene encoding Vacuolar ATP synthase subunit B (EggNog:ENOG503NWY5; BUSCO:EOG09261KHB; COG:C), translating into MSDPRDPASYRVTPRLRYNTVGGVNGPLVILDNVKFPRYNEIVSLTLPDGTVRSGQVLEARGSRAVVQVFEGTSGIDVKKTRVEMTGESLKLGVSEDMLGRIFDGSGRAIDKGPKVLAEEFLDINGSPINPYSRVYPEEMISTGISAIDTMNSIARGQKIPIFSAAGLPHNEIAAQICRQAGLVQRKGVTNKGVHDDHEENFSIVFAAMGVNLETARFFTRDFEENGSLERTTLFLNLANDPTIERIITPRLALTTAEYYAYQLEKHVLVILTDLSAYCDALREVSAAREEVPGRRGFPGYMYTDLSTIYERAGRVEGRNGSITQIPILTMPNDDITHPIPDLTGYITEGQIFVDRGLYNRGIYPPINVLPSLSRLMKSAIGEGMTRKDHGDVSNQLYAKYAIGRDAAAMKAVVGEEALSPEDKKSLEFLDKFERTFINQGPYEGRSIFESLDLAWSLLRIYRKDMLNRIPADIIDEFYSRTPSDRKGKDKAPTKDTRDTEAPQEENLIDA; encoded by the exons atgAGCGACCCCAGAGATCCAGCCTCCTACCGGGTGACGCCCAGGCTTCGCTACAACACCGTCGGTGGTGTCAACGGACCCCTCGTCATCTTGGACAAT GTCAAATTCCCCAGATACAACGAGATTGTCAGCCTTACTCTTCCCGATGGGACTGTGCGTTCCGGTCAAGTCTTGGAGGCTCGCG GAAGCCGCGCCGTTGTGCAG GTTTTCGAGGGCACCTCTGGCATTGatgtgaagaag ACTAGAGTTGAAATGACCGGAGAGAGCTTGAAGCTCGGTGTCTCTGAAGATATGCTGGGTCGTATCTTTGATGGTTCAGGTCGTGCCATTGACAAGGGCCCCAAGGTCCTGGCTGAGGAGTTCTTGGACATCAACGGCAGTCCTATCAACCCCTACTCGAGA GTGTATCCCGAGGAAATGATCTCGACTGGCATCTCGGCCATTGATACCATGAACTCGATTGCCCGTGGCCAAAAGATTCCCATCTTCTCGGCCGCTGGTCTTCCCCACAACGAAATCGCCGCTCAGATTTGCAGACAAGCTGGCCTGGTTCAGCGCAAGGGTGTGACAAACAAGGGCGTACATGACGATCATGAGGAGAACTTCTCCATCGTCTTCGCTGCCATGGGTGTCAACTTGGAAACTGCTCGTTTCTTCACCCGCGACTTCGAGGAGAACGGCAGTTTGGAGcgcaccaccctcttcctcaaccttgcTAACGATCCTAC TATCGAACGTATCATTACACCTCGTCTCGCCCTTACTACCGCCGAGTACTATGCCTACCAACTCGAGAAGCACGTCCTCGTCATTCTCACCGATCTTTCGGCCTACTGTGATGCTCTTCGTGAGGTCTCTGCTGCTCGTGAAGAAGTCCCCGGTCGTCGCGGTTTCCCCGGTTACATGTATACCGATTTGTCGACCATCTACGAACGTGCTGGCCGTGTCGAAGGCCGCAACGGTTCGATTACTCAGATTCCCATTCTCACTATGCCCAACGACGACATTACGCATCCCATTCCTGATTTGACTGGATACATTACCGAGGGTCAGATCTTCGTCGACCGTGGTCTTTACAACCGCGGTATTTACCCTCCTATCAACGTGCTTCCGTCGCTGTCCCGTCTGATGAAGTCTGCCATTGGTGAGGGCATGACTCGCAAGGACCACGGTGATGTATCCAACCAGCTGTACGCCAAGTATGCCATCGGTCGTGACGCGGCCGCCATGAAGGCAgtcgttggtgaggaggcctTGTCTCCCGAGGACAAGAAGTCTCTGGAATTCCTCGACAAGTTCGAGCGGACCTTTATCAACCAGGGCCCGTACGAGGGACGCAGCATTTTCGAATCTCTTGACCTCGCGTGGAGCTTGCTTCGCATCTACCGCAAGGACATGCTCAACCGTATTCCTGCCGACATCATTGACGAGTTTTACTCGAGAACCCCATCAGACcgcaagggcaaggacaagGCCCCTACCAAAGACACCAGGGATACCGAGGCGCCCCAGGAGGAAAACCTTATCGATGCTTAA
- a CDS encoding hypothetical protein (EggNog:ENOG503NW79; COG:G), which produces MRLSLLPLGAFLLATPTLSAPSFTGEPDSSGKYWLFAPGITASFIPYGASISNLFITDKNGIDRDIVLGFDNATYYSVDPVHPHFGGVPGRYANRIKNSTFTLDDDGEDYHISPNENPTAAHPAGVNTLHGGPDGWDHRNFTVVSYTKSSITFSLVDPDGKEGFPGEVISYITYTLSNRTWDAKMVAIPTTKKTPIMLSSHTYWNLDGFANTEAPTALNHTFYLPFSGQTVAVDSILIPTGEISPAPKGSVNDFWSAPRQIGEGFSLEGIEGNCGGGCTGYDNCWLVNRNYPYDWRSEDKMVASLASEWSGIKLEIWSDQEAFQMYSCNGMNGSMPIKATQGRDDGTGSRGVEKYGCVVLEVQDWIDGINHPEWGRGPKQIFEPGGDPYVLQVRHRFSVDA; this is translated from the coding sequence atgcgtctctctctcctccccctgggAGCTTTCCTCCTTGCCACCCCTACCTTATCCGCCCCCTCTTTCACAGGGGAACCAGACTCCTCAGGTAAATACTGGCTCTTCGCCCCAGGCATAACAGCCTCCTTCATCCCCTACGgcgcctccatctccaacctcttcatcaccGACAAGAACGGCATAGACCGTGACATCGTCCTCGGCTTCGATAACGCAACCTATTACTCTGTCGATCCAGTTCACCCTCACTTTGGCGGCGTGCCCGGCCGGTACGCCAACCGCATCAAGAACTCGACCTTCACCCTTGACGACGATGGAGAAGACTACCACATCAGTCCCAATGAAAACCCCACCGCAGCCCACCCAGCAGGTGTGAACACCCTCCACGGCGGCCCCGACGGCTGGGATCACAGAAACTTCACCGTCGTCTCCTACACCAAGTCATCCATCACGTTCAGCCTTGTCGACCCCGACGGGAAAGAGGGGTTTCCAGGGGAAGTAATCAGTTACATCACCTACACTTTGTCAAACCGAACCTGGGACGCAAAAATGGTTGCTATTCCTACAACAAAGAAAACTCCAATCATGCTGTCTAGTCACACCTACTGGAACCTAGACGGGTTCGCAAACACGGAAGCTCCTACCGCGTTGAACCATACATTTTACCTCCCCTTTTCAGGGCAGACGGTGGCTGTGGATAGCATCCTCATTCCCACGGGGGAAATCTCCCCTGCCCCCAAGGGGTCCGTCAACGACTTCTGGTCTGCACCCAGACAAATAGGCGAGGGGTTTTCCCTTGAGGGGATCGAGGGAAACTGCGGGGGGGGTTGCACGGGTTACGACAACTGCTGGCTCGTCAACAGGAACTACCCCTACGATTGGAGGTCGGAGGACAAAATGGTGGCTAGTCTGGCGAGTGAGTGGTCGGGAATAAAACTGGAGATTTGGTCGGATCAGGAGGCGTTTCAGATGTATAGCTGTAATGGGATGAACGGGAGCATGCCGATCAAGGCGACGCAGGGGAGGGATGACGGGACCGGGTCGAGAGGGGTGGAAAAGTACGGGTGTGTTGTTCTGGAGGTGCAGGATTGGATCGATGGGATTAATCACCCtgagtgggggaggggaccAAAGCAGATCTTTGAGCCGGGGGGGGATCCGTATGTTTTGCAGGTGAGGCATCGCTTTAGCGTTGATGCTTGA